The Bradyrhizobium sp. LLZ17 genomic sequence AGTAAGAGGCTTACGAAGATGCCAAAACGTACTTTGCAAGGCGTGGTCGTCAGCGACAAGACAGCCAAAACCGTCGTGGTGCGCGTCGACCGCCGCTTCACGCACCCGATCTACAAGAAGACGATCCGCCGTTCGAAGAACTACCACGCGCACGACGAAGGCAACGAGTTCAAGCCGGGCGATGTGGTGTGGATCGAGGAATCGAAGCCGATTTCGAAGTTGAAGCGCTGGATCGTGATCCGGGGCGAACACAAGAAAAGCGCCTGATCTGTTGGCTTTGGCCGACTGACTTCAGGTAAATGTTGAGCGCCGGCTAGGCTGGCGCAAAGAGAAGAGGACGAGGTGCATCAATGATTCAGATGCAGACCAACCTCGACGTGGCCGATAATTCTGGCGCACGCCGTGTCATGTGTATCAAGGTGCTCGGGGGCTCCAAGCGCCGCTACGCCACGATCGGCGACATCATCGTCGTCTCGATCAAGGAAGCGATTCCGCGTGGCAAGGTGAAGAAGGGCGACGTGATGAAGGCCGTCGTGGTGCGCGTCCGCAAGGACATCCGCCGC encodes the following:
- the rpsQ gene encoding 30S ribosomal protein S17 → MPKRTLQGVVVSDKTAKTVVVRVDRRFTHPIYKKTIRRSKNYHAHDEGNEFKPGDVVWIEESKPISKLKRWIVIRGEHKKSA
- the rplN gene encoding 50S ribosomal protein L14, whose translation is MIQMQTNLDVADNSGARRVMCIKVLGGSKRRYATIGDIIVVSIKEAIPRGKVKKGDVMKAVVVRVRKDIRRADGSVIRFDRNAAVLINNQAEPVGTRIFGPVPRELRAKNHMKIISLAPEVL